A region from the Kazachstania africana CBS 2517 chromosome 11, complete genome genome encodes:
- the KAFR0K01210 gene encoding SRP1/TIP1 family protein: protein MSSLKKLSIILAAAAARAIAEEVTEYELVEFEALLADVEANLEDYISLAVNDASFTIPDGVLEVYEQMTTYTDDSYTTLFSEINFAQVTTVMEQLPWYSSRLIPIMSSYIASYEKANGVTEIPGEYASSSAAASSSAAASSSAAASSSAAASSSAAASSSVAASSSAAASSSASSSSSASSSSSASSSSSASSSSSATSSSATSSSATSSSATSSSASSSAAGVALSAGMGAVFAGAAAMLL from the coding sequence ATGTCTTCGCTAAAAAAGTTATCAATTATCTTAGCTGCCGCTGCTGCTAGAGCCATTGCTGAAGAGGTCACTGAATATGAATTAGTTGAATTTGAAGCCCTTTTGGCGGATGTAGAGGCCAATTTAGAAgattatatttctttaGCCGTCAACGATGCTTCTTTCACAATTCCAGATGGTGTCTTAGAGGTCTATGAACAAATGACTACTTACACTGATGATTCTTACACCACCTTATTCAGTGAAATTAACTTCGCTCAAGTTACCACAGTTATGGAACAATTACCATGGTACTCTTCTAGATTGATCCCAATTATGTCTTCTTACATTGCATCTTATGAAAAGGCCAACGGTGTGACTGAAATTCCAGGAGAGTATGCATCTTCCTCTGCTGCTGCTTCCtcttctgctgctgcttCCTCTTCTGCCGCTGCTTCCTCTTCTGCCGCTGCTTCCTCTTCTGCCGCTGCTTCCTCTTCTGTCGCTGCTTCCtcttctgctgctgcttcctcatctgcttcttcttcctcatctgcttcttcatcctcttctgcttcttcatcctcttctgcttcttcatcctcttctGCTACATCCTCTTCTGCTACATCCTCTTCTGCTACATCCTCTTCTGCTACATCCTCTTCTGCATCCTCCTCTGCTGCTGGTGTTGCATTATCCGCAGGTATGGGAGCTGTTTTTGCAGGTGCCGCTGCTATGTTATTATGA
- the KAFR0K01220 gene encoding SRP1/TIP1 family protein (similar to Saccharomyces cerevisiae TIR3 (YIL011W)), which yields MSLIKKLSIVLAAVAAHAVADGISEWEYLEFEAILADVEANLEDYISLAVNDASFTIPDGVLEVYEQMTTYTDDSYTTLFSQINFAQVTTVMNQLPWYSSRIAPIMSSYVASYEKANDVTEVPGEFATSGAAAASSAAASSSSAAASSSSAAASSSSAAASSSSAAAASSSSAAASSSAAASSSAAASSSAAASSSAAASSSAAASSSSKSSSSASSSAAASSSSPASSTGAGVALTAGMGTFFAGVAALLL from the coding sequence ATGTCTTTAATTAAGAAATTATCCATCGTATTAGCTGCTGTCGCTGCTCATGCCGTTGCTGACGGTATTTCTGAATGGgaatatcttgaatttgaagCTATCTTAGCTGATGTAGAGGCCAATTTAGAAGACTACATTTCTTTAGCAGTCAATGATGCTTCTTTCACAATTCCAGATGGTGTCTTAGAGGTCTATGAACAAATGACTACTTACACTGATGATTCTTACACCACTTTATTCTCTCAAATCAACTTCGCTCAAGTTACCACAGTTATGAACCAATTACCATGGTACTCTTCCAGAATTGCTCCAATCATGTCTTCTTACGTTGCATCTTATGAAAAGGCCAACGATGTCACTGAAGTTCCAGGCGAATTCGCTACCTCCggtgctgctgctgcttcTTCTGCCGCtgcttcttcctcttctgcCGCtgcttcttcctcttctgcCGCtgcttcttcctcttctgctgctgcttcttcttcttctgctgctgccgcttcttcttcttctgccgctgcttcctcttctgctgctgcttcctcttctgctgctgcttCCTCTTCTGCCGCCGCTTCCTCTTCTGCCGCTGCTTCCTCTTCTGCCGCtgcttcatcatcttctaaatcttcctcttctgctTCCTCTTCTGCCGCTGCCTCCTCTTCCTCTCCTGCTTCCTCTACTGGTGCTGGTGTTGCTTTAACTGCTGGTATGGGTACTTTCTTCGCAGGTGTCGCTGCCTTACTATTATAA
- the KAFR0K01230 gene encoding uncharacterized protein (similar to Saccharomyces cerevisiae PDR11 (YIL013C) and AUS1 (YOR011W)) produces MLISDYFTPVPDASVTFNGADVYFDRNHLPKQIAAQTSRTNLNERMELTGKNRGLHDLTFKAKKGEVILVLGNHTSSLFKAMFHASKKLHYSPTNAVRFKNNEFKAFSQKCPQEIIYNNEEDMHYPFLTVQETIDFALSCKFNIPLNDRIELRNALLSEFGLSHVLNTIVGNDYVRGVSGGERKRISIIETFIANGSVYLWDNSTKGLDSSTALDFVNILDSLGKATSSVNFVKISQASDKIIEKFDKILLLSDSYQVFYGTLDECLHYFREELGILKQTNDSIIEYLTSILNFKYEAKDPKSNDTPKTELDFYNSWIKTPYYSRCKREASEDDSAITTTVAAEDVTPKFSVSSLTQLYSCSYRAFFRSLGDRGYLISQFCSIVVQGFVIGSLFYDLPQTTVGSYSRGSLTFFSLLFFTFLALADMPGTFQRRTVVMKHMKLHFYHPSVETFASTIYDFFFKFVLVFIFTIILYFLAHLQYNAARFFIFLLFLSLANFSMISLFSLTALISPTLAIANGLAGILLLGIAVYASYVVYLTDMHHWFKWISYVNPIMYCMEAILSNELFNMKLDCTESIIPRGPSYDNVSFSHKACAWQGATLGNNYVRGQDYLSGALQYKYSHVWRNFGIVIGFLCFYLFCALVVSEYITPLYTRENLQEWSAKYLGRFKKNQAIYNKDIHEEASQPNTVTPSSSSSQSIVKTNVFETTKISDSMMEDSTREDSDTILNAQKHVISWKNIEYTVGNNKKLINDVSGYISSGLTALMGESGAGKTTLLNVLSQRTQTGIVSGELLIDGQPLTDIESFRRSIGFVQQQDVHLNLLTVRESLEISCVLRGDGDMEYLTTILKLLRLSGSKLVADLTVTEKKLLSIGVELVTKPSLLLFLDEPTSGLDSEAALLIVQFLKQLSLRGQAILCTIHQPSRSMISYFDNIFLLKMGGECVYFGPTDEACNYFMSHDNSLTYDREFGNPADFVIDVVGKTQHNGDNKSSGTSWHELWNSSPEKVRMFEGLDVMEEEARASGVDFTASARARPSYLQQLKVILKREYTCTKRDKAYVYAKFGLNAGAGLFIGFSFWKTKTNVIGLQYGIFLAFMTVCVSAPLINQLQAKVVQSKDVYTTREASSNTFHWSVLLLSQTIVELPLAVLSSSLFFVCCYFCCGFDNSAHIAGVYYLNYIVFSAYYMTFGLWLIHSTSSLETSAVLVAFFYSFTVSFCGVMQPLGLMNVFWKQTMYRLSPYTYFIETFVSLLLHDRPVNCETMELVPGQPTLGQTCWEFMEPFIQEYGGHLHNNDSTNVCGYCMYSTGDDMLKNESMSYGNRWRNFGIQICYVVFNILAMFGGFYMLYVGKWWSSLSTRWSGKLISKNEKTSDVTEKDTSALQE; encoded by the coding sequence ATGTTAATTTCTGACTACTTCACTCCAGTTCCCGATGCGTCTGTGACGTTTAATGGGGCTGATGTATATTTTGATAGAAACCATCTTCCAAAGCAGATTGCTGCTCAAACTTCACGAACAAACCTCAATGAACGTATGGAACTCACTGGAAAAAACAGAGGTTTACATGATCTTACTTTCAAAGCGAAAAAAGGTGAAGTAATCCTCGTCTTAGGTAATCACACTTCCTCTCTCTTCAAGGCAATGTTTCATGCCTCCAAGAAATTGCATTATTCTCCAACAAACGCTGTCAGATTCAAAAACAATGAATTCAAGGCATTTTCTCAGAAATGTCCACAAGAAATTATATACaacaatgaagaagatatgCACTATCCCTTCTTAACAGTTCAGGAAACTATTGATTTCGCTTTGAGTTGTAAGTTCAACATTCCACTCAACGATCGTATCGAACTAAGAAACGCTTTGTTAAGCGAATTCGGCTTGTCTCACGTTTTGAACACAATTGTTGGTAATGACTACGTCCGTGGTGTCTCCGGTGGTGAACGTAAGCGTATTTCGATCATTGAAACTTTTATTGCAAATGGTTCTGTGTATTTGTGGGACAACTCTACAAAAGGTTTAGACTCTTCTACTGCTTTGGATTTCGTTAATATTTTAGATAGCTTAGGTAAAGCTACCTCTTCTGtcaattttgtaaagatttCCCAAGCAAGTGACaagattattgaaaaattcgataaaattttattactTTCTGACTCTTATCAAGTTTTCTACGGTACTTTAGACGAATGTTTACATTATTTCAGAGAAGAGTTAGGAATTCTAAAGCAAACAAATGACTCTATCATTGAATACTTAACCTCCattttaaatttcaaatacgAAGCTAAAGATCCAAAATCTAATGATACCCCAAAAACTGAATTGGATTTCTACAATTCGTGGATAAAAACGCCATACTACAGCAGATGCAAACGAGAAGCTTCTGAAGACGATTCTGCTATTACTACCACCGTTGCTGCCGAAGACGTCACACCTAAGTTCTCCGTATCATCATTAACACAACTTTACAGTTGCTCATACAGAGCCTTCTTTAGAAGTCTCGGTGATAGAGGCTATTTGATTTCTCAGTTCTGCTCTATTGTCGTCCAAGGGTTTGTCATTGGTTCATTATTTTACGATCTACCACAGACAACAGTTGGCTCCTATTCTAGAGGATCTCTTACCTTTTTTTCCTTGCTATTTTTCACCTTTTTAGCATTGGCTGATATGCCTGGTACTTTTCAAAGGCGTACGGTTGTTATGAAACATATGAAGTtacatttttatcatcCATCGGTTGAAACTTTCGCATCAACAATCTATgacttctttttcaaattcgtCTTGgtcttcattttcaccatTATTTTATACTTTTTGGCCCACTTACAATACAACGCTGCTAGgttctttattttcttattatttctttctttggcTAACTTTAGtatgatttcattattctCTTTGACTGCTTTAATTAGTCCAACTTTAGCTATTGCAAATGGTTTGGCCGGTATTCTATTACTAGGTATTGCTGTGTACGCATCTTATGTGGTTTATCTAACAGACATGCATCATTGGTTCAAGTGGATTTCCTACGTAAACCCAATTATGTACTGTATGGAAGCCATCCTATCCAACgaacttttcaatatgaaATTAGATTGTACTGAATCTATTATTCCTAGAGGCCCTAGTTATGATAATGTTTCCTTCTCCCATAAAGCTTGCGCATGGCAAGGTGCTACTTTAGGTAATAATTATGTTAGAGGTCAAGATTATCTATCTGGTGCATTACAATACAAATATAGTCATGTTTGGAGAAACTTTGGTATTGTCATTGGGTTCTTATGCTTCTACTTGTTCTGTGCTTTGGTCGTATCAGAATATATTACACCACTTTACAcaagagaaaatttacAAGAATGGAGCGCCAAATATCTTGGaagattcaaaaagaaCCAAGCTATTTATAACAAAGACATTCATGAAGAAGCTTCGCAACCAAACACCGTTACTCCATCAAGTTCCTCCTCTCAGTCTATTGTCAAGACGAATGTCTTTGAAACTACAAAAATATCTGATTCAATGATGGAAGATTCCACAAGAGAGGATTCTGACACTATTTTGAATGCTCAAAAACACGTTATCTCATGGAAGAACATTGAATATACTGTTGgtaacaataaaaaattgattaacGACGTCTCCGGTTACATTAGTAGTGGTTTAACCGCTTTAATGGGTGAATCAGGTGCAGGTAAGACCACATTATTAAATGTTCTTTCTCAAAGAACCCAAACTGGTATAGTTAGTGGAGAATTGTTGATTGATGGCCAGCCACTAACTGATATCGAATCCTTTAGAAGAAGTATTGGGTTTGTTCAGCAGCAAGATGTGCATTTGAACTTATTGACAGTTAGAGAATCTTTAGAAATTTCCTGTGTTTTAAGAGGTGATGGTGATATGGAATATTTGACAACTATCCTTAAACTATTAAGGCTTTCTGGCAGCAAGCTGGTAGCTGACTTGACAGTTACAGAAAAGAAGTTGCTATCTATTGGTGTTGAACTGGTTACAAAACCTTCGTTACTGCTATTCTTAGATGAACCAACTTCTGGTTTGGACTCAGAGGCCGCCTTActaattgttcaatttttaAAGCAATTATCCTTACGTGGTCAAGCAATTTTATGTACTATCCATCAACCAAGTAGAAGTATGATTAGCTATTTcgataatattttcttgttaaAGATGGGTGGTGAATGTGTTTACTTTGGTCCAACTGACGAAGCCTGTAATTATTTCATGTCTCATGACAATAGTTTGACATATGACAGAGAATTTGGCAATCCCGCTGATTTCGTTATCGATGTTGTAGGAAAAACACAACATAACGGTGACAATAAGAGTTCTGGAACTAGCTGGCATGAACTTTGGAACTCTTCCCCTGAAAAGGTCAGAATGTTTGAAGGTCTTGACGTCATGGAAGAGGAAGCTCGTGCTTCTGGTGTTGATTTCACCGCCTCCGCAAGGGCTCGTCCATCATATCTGCAACAGTTGAAGGTCATTTTAAAAAGAGAATATACTTGTACAAAGAGGGATAAAGCTTACGTGTATGCCAAGTTCGGCTTAAATGCAGGTGCTGGTCTTTTTATTGGTTTTTCATTTTGGAAAACTAAAACGAATGTTATTGGTCTACAATATGGTATTTTCTTGGCATTTATGACAGTCTGTGTTTCCGCACCATTAATTAATCAACTTCAAGCTAAGGTTGTTCAATCAAAGGATGTTTATACTACAAGAGAAGCAAGTTCTAACACTTTTCATTGGTCCGTTTTACTACTTTCTCAAACTATCGTTGAATTACCACTAGCCGTATTAAGTTCTTCTCTATTCTTCGTTTGCTGTTATTTCTGCTGTGGATTTGATAATTCAGCCCACATTGCTGGTGTTTATTACTTGAATTATATTGTGTTCAGTGCTTATTATATGACTTTTGGATTATGGTTAATCCATTCCACATCATCCCTGGAAACTTCGGCTGTGTTAGTCGCGTTCTTCTACAGTTTCACTGTATCTTTCTGTGGTGTTATGCAACCTTTAGGTCTGATGAATGTTTTCTGGAAACAAACTATGTACAGATTATCACCATACACCTATTTCATCGAAACCTTTGTTTCGTTGCTTCTACACGACAGGCCTGTTAACTGTGAAACAATGGAATTGGTACCAGGTCAGCCTACTCTTGGTCAAACTTGTTGGGAATTCATGGAACCTTTTATCCAAGAATACGGTGGTCATTtacataataatgataGTACAAACGTTTGTGGTTACTGTATGTACTCAACTGGTGACGACatgttgaaaaatgaaagtatGAGTTATGGTAACAGATGGAGGAACTTTGGTATCCAAATCTGTTATGTTGTGTTCAACATTTTGGCTATGTTTGGTGGTTTTTATATGTTGTACGTCGGAAAATGGTGGTCTTCCTTGAGCACCCGTTGGAGTGGAAAGTTAATCTccaagaatgaaaaaacCAGCGATGTCACAGAGAAGGATACATCTGCTTTGCAAGAATAA